Genomic window (Candidatus Binataceae bacterium):
GGTTACCGCGCAATCGTCACCCGGTCCCAGCAGCGTGCGGCGGGAAAGCGATAGGCCGCGACAGAGCCGATCGATCAATTGAAATTCGCCGATAGGTTTCATCGAACGCAGCTGGCGCGCCGCGAGGCCACGCGTAAGCCCAAGCTTTCCATCAGGGCCGGCCCAATTGCTTACAGCTCGCGCACGACCCTTTCGATCGTGCTCATGGCTAGCTCCGCTTCCGTGTCCGTCAGGGTCAGCGGCGGCGCCAGGCGGACCACCCGCTCGGCGTTGAGCGTCCAATTGGCGATCAGGCCGCGTTCGATGCAAGCTTGCACGAAGCGGGTGGTCAATTGCGCAGTGGCGAATTCCAAACCCATTAGCAAGCCGATGCCGCGTGCCGCGACTACCACTTCGCTTCTAAGCGCGCACAGCCGCTGAAGCAGGTGTGCGCCCATCGCAGCGGCGCGTTCGCTCAGAGCTTGCTCGACGACCAGATCGAGAGCAGCCAAGCCGGCTGCACAAGACAACGGATGGCCACCAAAGGTGGTGATATGGCCCAGGGGCGGGTCGCGAGCGAGCACCCCGAGGATCGCCTCTGGCCCGCAAAAGGCACCCAGTGGCAGCCCGCCCCCCAAGGCCTTGGCCAGCACGATCAGGTCGGGCGTCACTCCGCTATGTTCCAGGGCGAAGAGCTTGCCGGTGCGGCCCATCGCGGTCAGCACTTCATCGAAAATCAGCAGCGTTTCGCATTGGCTGCAGCGGTCGCGCAAAGCGCGCATGAACTCGGCGCTGGGAATGCGTACGCCGCCTTCGGCCTGGGCCGGTTCGATTACCACCGCGGCCACGCTAGGGTCGATCGCCTGCAAAGCCGCGATTTCGCCGTAGGGAAGATGGCGCACCGGGCCCGGCAGCGGTTCGAAGGGGCGGCGGAAGGCGGGATTGCCGGCCAACGCCAGCGCCCCCATGGTATCGCCGTGGTACGCTCCATCGAAGGCGACAAAAGCCTGGCGGCCGGTGAATTTGCGCGCAGTCTTGAGCGCGCCCTCGATCGCTTCAGCGCCGCTGTTGGTAAAATATACCTGCTCGATCGGCGCAGGCAGCAGTTCCGCCAACCGGCGCGCCAGCTTGATTTGCGGCTCTAGCAGATATTCGCCGTACACCATCACGTGCAGATAACGTTGTGCTTGTTCCGCTATCGCCGCCAACACCACGCTGTTGCCGTGGCCCAGGTTGGCCACCCCGATGCCGGAGATGAAATCCAGGTAGCGCCGCCCGTCGCGTGCAATCAGCCACGCCCCTTCGGCCCGTTGGATTTCCAATCCCAGGGGCGAGGCCGAGGTTTGGGCCAGGTGGCGCAGAAAATCGGTGTGCCAGTCATCCATCATTTACGATTGTAGCAGACGGCGCAGCAAGCGGCCGCCGCCATGAGGCCACGCCGGCGGCGGCGACTGAAGCTGGCCCGGTGAGCAGAAATACGAGGCGCCCAACTGGCGCAGGCGCGGCTCAAGCGCGACTAGGCGGCGCGCCGGATCGGCGAGCGCTACGCCCTCTACACGCAGCTCGCCAGGCCGCAGGCGACGTCGCAATTGGTCGAGGTCGGGAGCCGCGGTGATACGCAACGTACGTTGCAGCGGCGAGGCGCTCAGTTCCGCCTCGCAATCGTAAATCACCCTCCATTCGAGCCCCGTGGGTCCGCCCCAAACCTGCAGGTCTTGACCACCCGCCATCCGCCAGTAGGCTTCCTCGCTCACTACTCGCGCTGAAGCCTGGTCGCCCAGATCGGATTGGCCGGGGGGCCAACGCTGGGCCATTTGTCCCAGCGCGTGCGCAATTTTTTGGGCTAGCTCGCGGGCTTGCCAGTTAGCGCCTTCGACAAACACTTGATGAAGCGATAGGCAGCCGCGCTGCTCGAACAAGGTCGCATCGCGGGCCAGGGCCTGGGCCAAGGTGTCATCCAGTATCGCTTCGCGCGCGATCAGGGCGATACTCATTCGGGCACCGAAGTCTATCAGCTTGTCGCCCATCAAGGCGGCCAACTGGGCCATGGTCGAGTCGTCGCCGAAAGCCACCACCAGATCACAAGCCCGACTCAAGGCTTGGGTGGCCTCCTGCTCGGCTCGGCTCCAGTTGAGCACGGCCATGCGTGCACCCAGATGGAGATCGAGCGTGCGCAGCGAAGCGGCCAGCGCGGGAAAAAAATAAGGGTCCGCGCGCGCCGGTTTGATCAGTGGGCAAGCTCCCGCGAGCAGGCTCTGGACGACTTCGTGCAAACCTGCGCCAGTGACGTTGCCCGGCATGATGAAGCCGACCACGGCCTGGGTGGGCGGGCAACGCCGGGCCAATGAAAGAAGCTGGTCCGAGGTGAAATTGCGCAACAGCGCGTCGAGCGAGGTGTCGAGCAGCTCTCGATTAACTCCATTCAAGGTGCAGGTGGCATCTAGCGCGCGGCGGCGCAGGGGATAATCGGGCTGGCGCCATTTGGCGAAAAGATCCGCCAGCACGCGCGCCAACAAAAGGGGCTCTACCGGAGGCTGCTCCTTCATCCGGCGGGCGGTAGTGATTATTTCCTCGGCGCTTGCCGCTGGCGACAGCCGCGGTGATGCCGGCGCGGATACGGGAGCGCGATCGGACGGCCCGAGCAGGCCGAATTCTTCGATCGAAAGCGCGCAGCCCCGCGGCTGCGCGGCGTAGGCGCGGCCATGAACCAGCACGCTGCCATCCTCGCGCACGGTGCCCAGATCTTCGGTCAGGAGCGCGCTGACCGAACCCAGGTTGGCCAGGTCGAAGAACGACAGCAGGCCGGATTGCCCGGCCGGCAGCGCGGCCAGCGTGCGTGGGTCGCGCGCTACTACTCGCATCCAGGCTGGCGCAAGTTTGCCGCGAACCCCGGCGGTCGGCGCTCTCGGGCTGTTGAACGCGGTGGCGTCATAAAGCTGCGAGCACAGCTCCGTCATGCCGTACTCGTTGATTACCATCTGGGGCGCGATGCCCAAATAGGTCTGGGCCATCGCTACCACTTCCGCCGTGCTCAGCGCGACGAGCTGCCCTTTGGCGCCGCCGGTGTCCATCAGACGAGAGCCCGCCGCCAGTTTAATCGGTTCACCCTGCGACGCCAGCAGCCTGAACAGCGCGGCAAACGCGGCGGTGGTACCCAACAGGCATACCGCTTGCCCGGCTTGATGCCCACGCAAAAAGCGTATCGCCGCGTCCAGGTCCACCGCGCGCTCGTCGGCGCAGTACGTGCCTGGCCCGCTTCCGAACTCGGCGATGAGCCAATCGATCATTTGGGCCAGCGAGGAATGGGGCAGACGGGCCGCGCTAGGATGGAGCGACAACATCGCAAGCCGCCGCCCGTCCGCGAACAGCATCGAGCGCAAATGGGTCAGCGCCGAGGCGCGGTAAAGTTCCAGCCGGGGCACAAAATGACGGCCGCGCGTATCCTTGCCGCGAGTGGTGCCGCTGGTCATGAACACCCGCTGGGCGTGCGCGTCTCCCAGCACCAGATATTTGAACGCAGCGGTGCTGACGGCAGGCACTTCGTTGACGCCGCGCACGCTGGTGGGGGTCACCCCGCGATGCACACAGAAGTCGCGATAGGCGGCCAGATGCTCGAACTGGTGGGCGAAGACCCTTAGCGCAAGGTCGTCAAAGCGCTCGGGTCGAGGCTTTTCAATGAAGTTCAAGACCTCGTCGAACAGTTCCACAGTCCGCGATCATGTCATCTGGGCCCGGCACGGTTCAATCGAAGCGATCCCAACCAGGCGGCAGGCCGCTATTGGATTTGATGCGGTCGTGAGCGTACAAAAGATGAAAATCCGGGAGGTACGGTGGGGTTGCTCCAAACGCCCACCCGACTCCCCAACCTAAGCTCGGCGAGCCGAGAAGGGGTCAGAGCATGGTATCTATGGAAGACTTCAATGTGCGGTGGCAAGTTTTTGCATTCTTGCATTTCGATCCTTGCTGACCTGTTCGCTTTTTGCTATTAAATGCCCAAGCGCGTCCCCAAGGAGGGCGCGGCAAATGAAAAAGTTCGTCGCCGGTACGGTGATGGGTTTCCTGCTCAGTTGGAGCATGGTGTTTGGCGCTCAGAGTTTGGACCACAATGGAGTTTTCTGGAGCGGGCTTAGCAATTCAGGCAGGACGGGTTACGTCAACGGCTATTCGGATGCGATGCAGGTGAGTGTCGGTAAGTTGGATAACCTGGTGGTCGCCGCCGACCTCTTTCGCTGGAAAGGGGCGAAGAAAATCATTCGCCAGTTGGCGCGCGAGCTGATGGTAGACAATGAGTCCCCTCAGGACGTGGTCAAACGGCTCAATCAGCTTTATTCCGATCCCAGGTACAGCGAGCTGGATTTAGGTTCAGCTTTACAACTGCTGACGATGAAGGCGCAGCAGGCTTCGGTTGCACCCATTGGCAAAAGCGCCGACCACCGCTAGGCGAGGACGGAAAAAGCCCAGTTCAGCGCCGTTGAGCTTCCAATAGGCCACAAGCTGTGTGATAAGGGGCTCACCTTTTTCAGCCTTCTTTCCCCCAAATTGGTGAGTGTTGCTCGTGTTCGTGCGGGCAATGCCGTTCACTCCACTGAAAGCCGCCACGATGTTAAAGATCCCTCTAGCACGTTCGCGTTGCTCGCCACGCGCTTGGCTTGGTTGAGTGCGAGCCCCGTGCTTGCGCGGTTCCCTTGCGCCCCGCACGGACCAGTCATAGCCTGAGCCGCGGAGTATCCAAGTGAACGCCTCTTTGCCATTGTTGGAGAAGACCGCGCAGGCCACGGTTGGTATACGCTCTCAGATTCCCTCCACGCACAATTCGGCTGCGATCGGGTTGGGTACCGACCGCCGCACCGGCGGGGTTTTGATTGATCCAGACGGCCTCATCTTGACGGTGAACTATGGACTGATCGGGGCGCAGAGCCTGATCGTAACCTTAACCGGAGGCGAGCAACGCCAAGGCTGGGTGGTGGCGCAGGATTACGCCAGCGGCCTGGGGCTAGTGCGGATCGACGGCCATCATTTGCCCTACCTCACCCCGGTGCCCTCCACTGATTGCGCTACAGGGCAGGATGTTTTCGTGGTCTCGGCGGTTAGTGGTGACGAACGGCGGGCGGACTCGGGAATCATAACCTACATTGGGCCCTTCGACGCGGTGTGGGAGTACGGCATCGATCGCTGCATAATGGCCTCGGCGATGAATTTCGGAGTCGGCGGCGGGCCGATGTGCAACGCGCGCGCCGAATTGGTTGCGGTAGCCTATCTCAGTCCGGCCGAAATTAGCCGCTCCTCGTTGGCCATCCCCTGCGAATACTTTCTTAACGCGCGCACCGAGCTGATGGGGCAGGGACGTTCGGCCAGCAGCTCGACTCGGCCCTGGCTGGGATTGCTCGCCTACGGCTTGCGCGACCATGTCGTGATCGCCGGCGTGATGCCCGGCGGCCCCGGCGAAAAAGCCGGGCTCAAACCCGGCGACGTGGTTTTGGAGGTAGACGGGCAGGGAGTGGTCGAGCGGCGGGAGTTTTATAAAGTTCTATGGAACCGCCGGCCCGGCGATTTACTCAACCTCAAGGTTTTTCGCGATAACGGTGTGCGTACGCTCACCCTGCGCGCGATCGCGGTGGAAGAATACTTCGGCTAGCCAGGACCCGCAGCGCCGGTATTTTCCGCACTATGCGATTGCCGCGTCGGTGCGTTCAGCAACAGGCGTTACGGTCGCGATAGGCTTCGGCCAAGGCGGCGCGGACGCGGGCGGCGGCCTGCCGCCGATCCGGCGCACTTTGGGCTTGTCCCAGCCTATTGAGCCGCCGGCACCAAGCGCTCAGCTCGCTCCATCTATGCGCCAGTGCTGCGCCGGCGCCCGCCAATCGGGAACATATGCCTACAATGAGGTGCGCCATCGTACCTTCAGGCCGCGCTCTCTTCTATTGTTACTTGGGCACCTGCTTGCGAACCCACCAGGCATGCGACCCAGGCCCGTATCGAGTCTGCCAGCACCACGACTACGATTGCCAGAAACAGCAGGGTCAGGACCGCGTCGATCCGGTCGTTGCTGATCATGCGCGCCAGTTGGGCGGCTTGTCCCGCGCTCGCGCCGGGCGCGGCCATCTGAGTCGCCAGCAGACGGCTATGGGCGAGGAAGCCGATATTGGGATAGGGACTCCAAACCTTCTGGTATCCCGCCGTCATCGTGACCGCGACCAACCAGAGCAAGGGGAGCAGGGTGATGAAGACGTAGTGCGTCTTGTCCTGCCGCATAAGTGCCGTGGTGGCTACGCACAGGGCGATTGTGGCCAGCATCTGGTTGGCGATTCCGAACAGCGGCCACAGCGAATTGATACCGCCCAGCGGATCGATAGTACCGGCGTAGAGGAAATGGCCCCAAGCGGCCACGATCAAGAACGAGGTCAGGATGATGCTGGGATAGGAGCTGGTTTCGCCCAGCGGCGGGTAGAGATGGCCGAGCAGGTCTTGTAGCATGAAGCGGCCCACCCGCGTGCCGGCATCCAGGGTCGTCAGGATGAAGAGCGCCTCGAACATAATGGCGAAGTGGTACCATAGCGCCATCAGCGCCCGTCCGCCCAGCGAATGGGCGAAGATGTGCGCCATTCCTACTGCCAGCGAAGGTGCGCCGCCGGTGCGCGCCAAAAGCGTGGTTTCGCCCACATCCTGGGCTAGCCGGTCCATCTCCGCCGGGCTGACCGGATAGCCCCAGTTCGCGATAGTGCGAGTCGCAGCGGCGCCCTGGCCAACTACTCCAGCTGG
Coding sequences:
- a CDS encoding aspartate aminotransferase family protein — protein: MMDDWHTDFLRHLAQTSASPLGLEIQRAEGAWLIARDGRRYLDFISGIGVANLGHGNSVVLAAIAEQAQRYLHVMVYGEYLLEPQIKLARRLAELLPAPIEQVYFTNSGAEAIEGALKTARKFTGRQAFVAFDGAYHGDTMGALALAGNPAFRRPFEPLPGPVRHLPYGEIAALQAIDPSVAAVVIEPAQAEGGVRIPSAEFMRALRDRCSQCETLLIFDEVLTAMGRTGKLFALEHSGVTPDLIVLAKALGGGLPLGAFCGPEAILGVLARDPPLGHITTFGGHPLSCAAGLAALDLVVEQALSERAAAMGAHLLQRLCALRSEVVVAARGIGLLMGLEFATAQLTTRFVQACIERGLIANWTLNAERVVRLAPPLTLTDTEAELAMSTIERVVREL
- a CDS encoding S1C family serine protease, which codes for MNASLPLLEKTAQATVGIRSQIPSTHNSAAIGLGTDRRTGGVLIDPDGLILTVNYGLIGAQSLIVTLTGGEQRQGWVVAQDYASGLGLVRIDGHHLPYLTPVPSTDCATGQDVFVVSAVSGDERRADSGIITYIGPFDAVWEYGIDRCIMASAMNFGVGGGPMCNARAELVAVAYLSPAEISRSSLAIPCEYFLNARTELMGQGRSASSSTRPWLGLLAYGLRDHVVIAGVMPGGPGEKAGLKPGDVVLEVDGQGVVERREFYKVLWNRRPGDLLNLKVFRDNGVRTLTLRAIAVEEYFG
- a CDS encoding acyl-CoA reductase; amino-acid sequence: MELFDEVLNFIEKPRPERFDDLALRVFAHQFEHLAAYRDFCVHRGVTPTSVRGVNEVPAVSTAAFKYLVLGDAHAQRVFMTSGTTRGKDTRGRHFVPRLELYRASALTHLRSMLFADGRRLAMLSLHPSAARLPHSSLAQMIDWLIAEFGSGPGTYCADERAVDLDAAIRFLRGHQAGQAVCLLGTTAAFAALFRLLASQGEPIKLAAGSRLMDTGGAKGQLVALSTAEVVAMAQTYLGIAPQMVINEYGMTELCSQLYDATAFNSPRAPTAGVRGKLAPAWMRVVARDPRTLAALPAGQSGLLSFFDLANLGSVSALLTEDLGTVREDGSVLVHGRAYAAQPRGCALSIEEFGLLGPSDRAPVSAPASPRLSPAASAEEIITTARRMKEQPPVEPLLLARVLADLFAKWRQPDYPLRRRALDATCTLNGVNRELLDTSLDALLRNFTSDQLLSLARRCPPTQAVVGFIMPGNVTGAGLHEVVQSLLAGACPLIKPARADPYFFPALAASLRTLDLHLGARMAVLNWSRAEQEATQALSRACDLVVAFGDDSTMAQLAALMGDKLIDFGARMSIALIAREAILDDTLAQALARDATLFEQRGCLSLHQVFVEGANWQARELAQKIAHALGQMAQRWPPGQSDLGDQASARVVSEEAYWRMAGGQDLQVWGGPTGLEWRVIYDCEAELSASPLQRTLRITAAPDLDQLRRRLRPGELRVEGVALADPARRLVALEPRLRQLGASYFCSPGQLQSPPPAWPHGGGRLLRRLLQS